A section of the Larus michahellis chromosome 1, bLarMic1.1, whole genome shotgun sequence genome encodes:
- the SMDT1 gene encoding essential MCU regulator, mitochondrial, producing the protein MAAAGGRLLAVSAARLGRAGWGGPRRSPAAPLVPSRSATVTRSGAILPKPVKTPFGLLRVFSVVIPFLYVGTQISKNFAALLEEHDIFVPEDDDDDD; encoded by the exons ATGGCGGCGGCAGGCGGGCGGCTCCTGGCGGTGTCCGCGGCTCGCCTGGGGCGGGCGGGCTGGGGCGGGCCACGCCGCTCCCCGGCCGCGCCGCTTGTGCCCTCCCGGAGCGCCACTGTCACCCGCAGCGGTGCCATTTTGCCCAAGCCGGTTAAG ACACCCTTTGGCCTCCTCAGAGTGTTCAGCGTTGTGATCCCTTTCTTATACGTTGGGACTCAGATCAGTAAGAACTTTGCAGCCCTACTTGAAGAACATGATATCTTTGTCCCAGAGGATGACGACGACGATGATTAA